Genomic segment of Andrena cerasifolii isolate SP2316 chromosome 16, iyAndCera1_principal, whole genome shotgun sequence:
acaattacttctttttatgccctttaatttggtgtaaattttatctgctcccgagtgctcccacataagaagaaatacattaataaaacgaaaaattagacaaatctgtgctagaatatttatttttgaaagacactgagctttgaattccttcagattcaactgatatTGATGAtgatgtataataagaatgaataatttaaaatttattatcaaaacgaattattaaaaaaattaattttattttttttataattgtttcataagttattaatttgtgtttaaatgtatttaaaaaaaaatatttacttaatttatttacaaaagtatgcacgatatgattaacatatGAATTAcgtgtaaataactgtatcttaatggaaaattgatttttttttatatactcgttacactgtgcatcggttaaaatacagtttatcgATGTAGACACTTGTGATCGATCAATCCAGCCCGAGCATAGGTCGGTTCTCGTAATCAAGCAGTTCAATAATTAAGTGGACGGTGCTCCACTATCTCGCAATTGTGCACACACAGTGTACTAACAACAGGCCAATAAATTCTTGCAAAATGCAGCGAGCGTATCGTTTCTGACTTGTCGCACAAATCGCACTGTTGGGTTATAGAACGGACGCCATCCGATCTAGTGGAACTCGCGCGTAGCATTGTCCTCCGGTTAACAGAACTTATCTGCCTTACCATTCGTCGATTTCTCATTAAACGTTAATAAGAAAGCGATCCTCTATAGTCGAGCATTATTACAGCGCGACGCAACTGTTCTTGCCGAATGCCCTCAATTAAGTACAGATGCGAGGAAGCAGAAGGGGACGTAATTACAGAACATGTCCAGACCGTCCCGTAGCATCAAGTCTTTCAATTAATAGCTTGCGACCCTAGAATGTGGTTCAAGTAAATGGCCACCTAATACTCGATGCTATCCATAGCAGAGGATGCTCTGTTCCTGTGGAATATTCAAGTCGAACGGAATCAGTTCGAATCGGAAGATGGATGTGTTTGCCCCGAAAGAAACGAGACTCAGGACGATCAGTCCTAACAAGCATTTGAAAGTTAGCCTGTCGATGATTTATTATATGGGCATGTGGCCCGTTCAGGGCAAATACCTGTGTCTATACATTCCGTACACGGTTTGCAGTTTCGTCTTTCTCTTAGGGATTTTCCTCGCCACTGAAATCGCGTATCTTATCGCGAGCTGGGGGGACATGGGGGAAATTGTTGCTGGCGTGACAATTCTAATGACGAATGTCACTCACGCTTGCAAGGTCCTTATCAGTGAATCAGATTTGTAATAAAGCTTTCTTAAGTTACGTACGTTTTCATTCTAAAATTTCAATGTACCATCACCGTGCGATGGTGGTGTAATGGTTAGCATAGTTGCCTTCCAAGCAGTTGatccgggttcgattcccggccatCGCACattcctttttttcatttgttcctgGAACATTTCTACTGAAATTAATTACACGCGATCGTTTCCGTTCGGAATCAATATTATAGAGTGATATAATTTTATTAGACGTTTATTCGGTTTATTACGCTCGTGCTTAGGTGATTCTGATTCTTCGCCGACAAAAGCGCATCCAGGCTCTGATAGACGTGACGAACAGTGAAATGTTCAGTCGAGATAACACGAAATACGAGCGCATAGTAACGTATTACACTTGGCACGGGATCTTTCATCATATCGCTTATCAGAGTTTCGGCGGGATGGCAGTATTTTGCTGGGGTATGACGCCGATCGCCGATCTGCTCGCTGGAAGATCCAAGCAATTGCCGATGGGGGGATGGTACCCCTATAATGTGACTGCCACCCCAGCTTTCGAGATTACCTCCCTACATCAGACCGTGGCAATCATTATTTGCTGCTTCAACAACGTCGCGATAGATACTTTGGTAACGGGATTTATCACCGCTGCTTGCTGCCAGTTAACGCTGCTTAGCCGCAACATCGTTTCGATAAGCAGCAAAGTAAAGAAACCATTGAGTTCGAGCGATCACATTGGAAAATCTGCAGTGAACGATTGCAACGGGACGTACGAAGATTTGAAGCTCTGCGTCAGGCACAGTAATATGATATTCGAGTGAGTCTCGAAACGCAGATAAGGATACCGTGCTTCTCATTGTTTAAGTCTGCAGCTGAATTGTTGAATATTTCCAGCTTCGCGAGAGAGATCCAGAATATATTCGGCACAGCGATATTCCTTCAGTTCCTAGTTAATTGCATTATTATCTGTTTAATTGCATTCAATATAGCACAGgtatattttgtacattctaTGTATTAGTTGCTACAGTTAGTTTTGCCTATGTACGGAATTGGGACTTGTCGCGTTCGCAGATGAAAGACTACATTCCGTCCGTTCTCTTTGGTATGGTAATGTACATGTGCTGCATGACTTACCAAATCTTTATATATTGCTGGCACGGCAACGAATTGTACCTCCACGTACGCAATCGTTACAACTGACCTTTTACTGAAAAGTAAAGCGAGATTCTGCTTAACAGAATCGCATTTACAGAGCACAAATCTAATTATCGCTGCCTATTCTAACGATTGGTGGCGGAATACCAAGGCTTTCAAACAAGCCATACAAATCACGATGTTCAGGGCTCAGAAGCCACTCATTCTGACCGCTGGGAATATCATGGAATTGTCTTTACAGACGTTCGTTAAAGTAAGTGTACCTGCTTATGCCTCGCAATTTTCTCTTCAAATTtatcggcgtttttttttagattttgcgAATGTCGTACTCCATTTTTACAGTTTTGCAAACTTCTACGGACGGTTGAATCTGTTGTCGATCGGAGGAAGTTTATCGTAGGGAAATATTGCTGTACATAATATAAAACCCATAttaacagaaaaatatataaatgtatattttttgaatATCAAAAATATAAATCGAACACAGATTTCTTAACATACACGTGTTGGGATATTACACAATTTTATTTGCACAGTCCACGACTCTTATCTTGGACCGTGACTGATGTGTATTATCATAGAGCTTCGACCATGACTGCTATTCCTTGACCTCCGCCAATGCAGGCAGAGCCAATACCAAGTTTCCCACTTTTTCGTCTTCTGCGAGAGTAATACGTCGTTGTAATTAATCTTGTAATCAACGCAGAGTGTATTGTAGTAATTTTATTTAGTATCAATGTACCTGAGCTCGTGTACTAAGTGAGTTGTAATTCTGCTACCAGATGCAGCCAATGGATGTCCAAGAGCAATAGCACCGCCGTCCACGTTCAACTTATTAATGTCTAAATCGAGGTCTTTAGCGCACGCTAGTGTCTGCGCTCCGAACGCTTCGTTAATCTGTTAAAATGTGGAGTATACAGTGGATTGGATTCGAGTAAATCTAATGTAACATGTTCGCTGAAATTCTTACCTCGACGAGCTCCACGTCGTTCAtcgttttatttgttattttaagaaGTTCTTTGATAGCTGGTGCAGGTCCGATTCCCATGATGCTAGGTTCTACGCCCACAACTGTGTAGCCAACTAAACGCGCCAGTGGCTTAAGTCCTTGCGTCTTAACGGCTTCTTCGCTGGCTAAAATAACAGCTCCCGCACCGTCGCAAATACCCTGTAGAATGAGAAGTATATGTTTACAAGATACACGCGTAAATCTAGTATATACTGTTGGGCAGTTCAATGAGACGCGATTTAACGTACAGATGCAGAGCCCGCTGTGACGATACCATCCTTCTTAAAAACGGAAGACAGCTTAGATAAGTTTTGAAGAGTTGTTTGAGGGCGCGGATGTTCATCCGTGGTAACGACAACATCTTGCTTCTTCGCTTTCACCGTTACGGGCGCAATCTCCTCTTTGAAACGGCCAGCATCATTGGCTACAACGATCGGTCATTAAGCTTTCGTAATACAAGGAGAAGAGCCTTTACCAGTAGCAAGTGTTTACCAGCTTTCCATAACTGCTGGCTCCTTAGAGCGAACTCGTCTACTTCCTCTCTCTTCAAGCCATACTTAGCTCCGAGTATTTCTGCTGTCATGCCCATGGGCACATTACAGTGGGTGTCCATCATTCCAAGCCACAGCATATCTTCGAACTCATACTTCTGCCCTAAAGCTGTACCGAAACGAATATTCCTTACGACAAAAGGAACTTGGCTCATATTCTCCGCACCTCCTGTTAGAACCACTTTAGACTCTCCTATTAAGATACTCTGAAAGTTAGACGTAATTGAAATAGTATCTACTGCGAAGAGACTGTGTCCaatcatttttatttctatcagTTTAGAAACGTATAGAAGCCTGTACCTGtgcaccgcaaactactgactgAAATCCAGAGCCACACAATCTGTTGACTCCGAAAGCTGGCTTCTCCAAAGGAACTCCGGACTTCAATGATACATGACGTGCCAGAAAACCTCCGTCAGCAGCTGATCCCTTTGAAAGAACAGTTGGTCAGAGTGCGAAACAGGGATGTTTAATTGCTTTTAAGAATAGAGCTGTAGACAGtgacgcactcaggatttaatattGGGATAGCCGAGTCGAAgggataaaaacatttttaatataaattcaattaaattcattgggtgattagaaaaatttagttaaagaacaaaattcagttctcttttctttttactaagCTCTTTTTTTGGAGGTGCCAGGCCACCTTGGTCCCCcatctgggtgcgccactgcttgtAGATTTCACCATTATAATACGTACAGCGAGTACATGACCAAAAACGGTACTGTCTATTTGTTCAGGTTTTAATCCTGCCGATTGCAAGGCAGATGTCGCAGCAACTACTGATAACTCAGTGGCACTTTTGTTGACAAATGCCCCACCCATTGTACCGAATGGGGTACGCTTCGCAGCCACAATGAAGACTCCTGTAAGAAAGGTACGCTCGTATGATCATTTTGTAGGGCCAATTAAAGAAAGGCCATGCATACATTAAGCATATTTATTTAAGATATTAAATTTAGATTGCCATTCAACTCTGATATATACCTTAATGTTTATCCTCGTGGTTATTGAaaagagaaattaatttcactcaaTTGTTCATATTGTGTAATTAAAATATGTAAACTTGAAATTATGAGACAATTTTGTTGTGTATCATGCTGAATGAGTGCCACTGTCGCGAGTATAGCTCCAAAGGTCagaaaaatagagaaatttaCAGAGGATTGTGTAAAACCATACGATAATTACGATAAACGACTACAAAAACAAGAATTTTgggagaaagaagaaaatttaacgCTTGAGATAAAATCAAAGCATTCCATATATCTCTTATATCGGACCATTTTATTGTCATATTGGATATACATTCATGAGTGAAGGCTTATTATATATACCGCGTGAatcctatttttattttacgttttATCATGTTGATAAATTTGACCTACATCTTTATCGCGAAAGTTAGAAACTACGTGCCCGTGTGTGTAACGAGTGTTTTTAAGCGCACGGACTATGTACGCAATTATTTTGCCTACCGCtgataatattttcaaaaaacattataatctattaatattataaactaatgATCTGAAAATTATTTGATAAATAACGCGTAAAGTACTGTGTGTCTAAACGCGTAAAGTGaatgtttaaattacaaatcAAGCGTTGCATTTACATACAGTAACTATATACGAGAGATTGTACATACCTTTCGTTACGACGGACATCGTGCAAgtaaatttttctttctcgGTGCAATaatcaaattaaatatataatcgaaGAATTCGACGGTTCGGCACAATTATTGTACTGTACAAGTTACGCTTCGACACTGCTGTGGGCAGTGACTACTCCTGTTTACAGGATATATGTATACTGTGCTATAGTTATCAATGGGAGGAGGGGCTTATTTCAGTGACGTCGCAAGCAATTTCGTTATCCGCAAAAGCATCAGTTACACTTTTCAAACGATCCTATTAATATCGGGAATTTACAATAGACTTATACTTGaacaaacttttttatttctttatcctCGTTGAAACATTATTACACGCTGTTTAATTAAACACATAGAATGGTTTCCCTATCAaatgaattttaagaattaggTAATACAAAGAACGTGGAATCATTTTGCAGGACTACTTATCTAATTTGTGTACATTTATGTATTCAATCGCACCTTCAAATTTCTTTCAGAACATTCTTGAATTCCTAGTTTTATCACAGGCACATTGCTCAAAACTACTGAGCCGTTCGAGCATCCGAATTCTTTACTCCAAATCCTCTCCATTCGTTTGCTTATCCTTCATTGAACGGTCCTCGATGAATACTTAGTGTATATAGGAAAACTTATTCTAATTGCGTAAAGTCTAAATAaggaaatatatacaaaaagtgTAAAAGGGAAGAAGGGCACAGTGACTTGATTCGAATATCCTCTTACGCACGAATAAGTGCCCGGTGCGTTTGGCATGCCTGgcttttattacatattttgaTTTCATTATCGGGTATATATTTCCTTACAAGTACAACATACCGACGTTAATAAGAATTCATCTGTTTCTTAGTCATGAGCTCTCACATAATTTCAACGATCGTCAATTACATAAGTACAGCCGCAGAAACAGATGGGATCAGAAGTCTCTTAGTGTCCATTAATCGAACTTAAActgaaatcaagtattttttgtatACAAGAGATACAACATTCTTTATTACAGGAAATCTTACAAGAAATCTTTTATTCTTCGTAGTATGGTTCGGTGATGTCTGCTTCTTTCGCAAACCCCACTCCCTGTTAAGATAAATCAATGATAGTGTTAGATTCTATCGTTAACTTGCTTCCGTACTTTGCACCGCGTTCTTACATACATCTTGAAACTTGTTATACATTTGCTCCGCGGCTTGAACCGACGAAAACATCGCTTTCAAAGTGCGCCTCGCTACTGGTTTCAAGGCATAATCGATTGCCGTCCAAACACATTCCTTCCCGTCCACCTTTAAGCAGATAGCACATTTTTCAACGATGGtcaaattaatttctattttcgtCGTTTTACTAGAGTCCTGCAATTAAAAGCATAGAAACGTTGTTGGCGTGTATTTACCTGCATCTGTGTATCCATACTGATAATCGTATTGCTCATAACTTCATTTGTTTGATCTGCTTTTAATACTATTCTTTCGCCGAAGATATTGTagtcgtaataaataaataaatttcctaAAGCGACGGACTTCCATTTGGTTTCTTTGCTTGTTTTCGCCAGCACGGTGGCCctctttttgaaaataattgatTTCTGATCCTCATCGTCgtcatcctcctcctcctcctcctcctcctcgccctcctcgtcatcatcttcctcttcttcttcgtcgtctaTCTCATCCCCCTCTTCGTTTTCATCCTCGTCTTCCGGTTCTTCTATTACCGGCCCCTCTTCCGTTACCTTTTCACCtgcaattaaataaacaatattGGTATATAAAATATGGCTGCAAGCAAGGGTACGTAATAGAAATGCTAAAAGCAAGCAAGAACTGATGTGAGCTTACTTGTTACGTGTGTTATATCTATTAGATTGCCTTATAAACAAGTTTAACGCTAAGGCGAATGACGGTTTTATGTTAATCGGTAAGGAGTGCATAGATTACGTTTTGTATTATTCCATTTTATTCGAACGCTTGGCAAATAAAATACGCATTTGTACAACTTATTCCATAGAACCGGGAGAAGCGGAACAAAAGATATTATTTAAGTATGTATCTTGTCGATAGAAAGATCCACGCTTGCGGTGAAACTTGCTACAATAAGACGCCGACTTAGTAACCAAATTTTATTTACGATAAAGCATAAAatatcttcacatatctcgtaATATTTGTTCCTTTTggagtaaaaaaaaagtataatacttataaaattgaaaataacgTAATAGAATAATTTTCGTACAGATTTTCCATTGTAAATGAATATCACGATCAAATATCACAATCAAGCTGAAAATCAAACGTACCaatgagaaaaatatctttcacAATAATATCGTAGTTTTATAAAAGAAGTAATGAAATGTTCCTTAAAGCCACAACAAATTATAATGCTTGTAAACAATAGTACGTTACGtaagtaaaattataattaacatcGTTCAATAATCAAGAACATCTACGTATCGTATAGTAAACTATGTAAAAGGGGTGATGGATAAACACGTGTTATGCGGTCAAAAGCGATTAATTGAGGAAGCATTATGAAGAGCGGGGGTTGCATCTTATTCCTTACGGATTTCACTTAGCGTTCGCTGAATTTTGTCGACCGTATCCTTGAACTTTGTGGCCAGTTCCGGATTCTTAAATTTAACCGCTAATTGCTCCAAGCATGGCTGCTCTTCAGCGTAATTCATGCCTGCCCATACCCAAGCACGATCTGAGGTGCTAAGTCTACTGAAGTTCACGTCCAACGTGAGCAGCAGATTGCATACTACTTTATGAACTTGATCTCTACGCAACAATAATCTATAAGTTTCATGCTTTGCGTGATGCAAGATTTTCATGTCTCCGACGCCTCTCTCTTTCCATTCGCGCGTCGTATTGTCATATCTGTACAACTTGGCTCTTTCGCAAAACACTGAAACAAAACACACGATCATTCGAACAGAAACGTGACAATCCCGTGTTCTATGTATACTTCATTCTGACGCGTACCTCTCTCTTCATCTTC
This window contains:
- the LOC143377795 gene encoding odorant receptor 10 isoform X2; amino-acid sequence: MLCSCGIFKSNGISSNRKMDVFAPKETRLRTISPNKHLKVSLSMIYYMGMWPVQGKYLCLYIPYTVCSFVFLLGIFLATEIAYLIASWGDMGEIVAGVTILMTNVTHACKVILILRRQKRIQALIDVTNSEMFSRDNTKYERIVTYYTWHGIFHHIAYQSFGGMAVFCWGMTPIADLLAGRSKQLPMGGWYPYNVTATPAFEITSLHQTVAIIICCFNNVAIDTLVTGFITAACCQLTLLSRNIVSISSKVKKPLSSSDHIGKSAVNDCNGTYEDLKLCVRHSNMIFDFAREIQNIFGTAIFLQFLVNCIIICLIAFNIAQMKDYIPSVLFGMVMYMCCMTYQIFIYCWHGNELYLHSTNLIIAAYSNDWWRNTKAFKQAIQITMFRAQKPLILTAGNIMELSLQTFVKILRMSYSIFTVLQTSTDG
- the LOC143377795 gene encoding odorant receptor 22b isoform X1 → MFSRDNTKYERIVTYYTWHGIFHHIAYQSFGGMAVFCWGMTPIADLLAGRSKQLPMGGWYPYNVTATPAFEITSLHQTVAIIICCFNNVAIDTLVTGFITAACCQLTLLSRNIVSISSKVKKPLSSSDHIGKSAVNDCNGTYEDLKLCVRHSNMIFDFAREIQNIFGTAIFLQFLVNCIIICLIAFNIAQMKDYIPSVLFGMVMYMCCMTYQIFIYCWHGNELYLHSTNLIIAAYSNDWWRNTKAFKQAIQITMFRAQKPLILTAGNIMELSLQTFVKFCKLLRTVESVVDRRKFIVGKYCCT
- the Yip2 gene encoding yippee interacting protein 2 — its product is MSVVTKGVFIVAAKRTPFGTMGGAFVNKSATELSVVAATSALQSAGLKPEQIDSTVFGHVLAGSAADGGFLARHVSLKSGVPLEKPAFGVNRLCGSGFQSVVCGAQSILIGESKVVLTGGAENMSQVPFVVRNIRFGTALGQKYEFEDMLWLGMMDTHCNVPMGMTAEILGAKYGLKREEVDEFALRSQQLWKAANDAGRFKEEIAPVTVKAKKQDVVVTTDEHPRPQTTLQNLSKLSSVFKKDGIVTAGSASGICDGAGAVILASEEAVKTQGLKPLARLVGYTVVGVEPSIMGIGPAPAIKELLKITNKTMNDVELVEINEAFGAQTLACAKDLDLDINKLNVDGGAIALGHPLAASGSRITTHLVHELRRRKSGKLGIGSACIGGGQGIAVMVEAL